In the genome of Rhodoferax sp. BAB1, one region contains:
- a CDS encoding tripartite tricarboxylate transporter substrate binding protein, with translation MTQRREFLQLGAATLAAAGLPAFAQDAYPSKPVTLLVPFPPGGVADTVGRPVAEAMGRALGQTMVVENKGGAGGGIGMAQVAKSRADGYSLLMALSSIVVLPEADKVLKRNPMFTLDQLKPVARFTADPTALVVRADSPWKTYQDFINHVKAKPGQVTFGSSGNYGTMHVPMEQLKVATGTFMLHVPYTGAGPAVLALLSGQVDALSTGPSSVMQHVRAGKLRVLAHWGEGRLAALPDVPSFKELGVPISYSQWAGLFAPAGTPEPVLARLRQAAKAASEDARARQALAAAGTSFQYQDTPEFERFVQADARAMTALVQRIGRVE, from the coding sequence ATGACCCAACGCCGTGAATTCCTGCAACTGGGCGCTGCCACACTGGCTGCTGCCGGCCTGCCCGCCTTCGCGCAGGACGCCTATCCCAGCAAACCCGTCACCCTGCTCGTGCCCTTCCCGCCGGGCGGCGTGGCCGACACCGTGGGCCGCCCCGTGGCCGAGGCCATGGGCCGCGCCCTGGGCCAGACCATGGTGGTCGAGAACAAGGGTGGCGCCGGCGGCGGCATCGGCATGGCGCAGGTCGCCAAGTCCCGCGCCGACGGCTACAGCCTGCTCATGGCCCTGTCCTCCATCGTGGTGCTGCCCGAGGCCGACAAGGTGCTCAAGCGCAACCCCATGTTCACGCTGGACCAGCTCAAGCCCGTGGCCCGTTTCACCGCCGACCCCACGGCGCTGGTGGTGCGTGCCGACAGCCCCTGGAAAACCTACCAGGACTTCATCAACCATGTGAAGGCCAAACCCGGCCAGGTCACCTTCGGTTCTTCGGGCAACTACGGCACCATGCACGTGCCCATGGAGCAGCTCAAGGTCGCCACCGGCACCTTCATGCTGCACGTGCCCTACACCGGCGCCGGTCCGGCCGTGCTGGCCCTGCTGTCCGGCCAGGTCGATGCCCTGTCCACCGGGCCGTCCAGCGTGATGCAGCACGTGCGTGCCGGCAAGCTGCGCGTGCTGGCGCACTGGGGCGAAGGCCGTCTGGCCGCGCTGCCCGACGTGCCCAGCTTCAAGGAACTGGGCGTGCCCATCAGCTACTCGCAGTGGGCCGGTCTGTTTGCCCCGGCCGGCACCCCCGAGCCCGTGCTGGCCAGGCTGCGCCAGGCCGCCAAGGCCGCCAGCGAAGATGCGCGCGCGCGCCAGGCCCTGGCCGCGGCCGGCACCTCCTTCCAGTACCAGGACACGCCCGAGTTCGAGCGCTTCGTGCAGGCGGATGCCCGCGCCATGACGGCGCTGGTGCAGCGCATCGGCCGCGTCGAGTAA
- a CDS encoding TonB-dependent siderophore receptor, producing MSPQKFRTRRALVQLTWLTPLVLAHQAAQSQATATLPAVTVTASETPQLERPTSTGSNLDLTLLQTPASLEVISREQLEARGDATLIDAITRATGISSMGHPGNSGSALSVRGFTDSTSVMRLYDGTRQYGNVSVSFPFDTWAIDRIEVLRGPASVIYGDGAIGAVINVIPKKPVRGAIQSEVQATVGTDGKRALAYGSGGSINEMLSYRFDVSGDRYDGWVDRGDSRNRTLSGAVQLDVSPDLQFKLSHAQGKQNPMRYAGMPAINGEHPEALREKNYNVLDSAIEYRDKWTELGAQWTPDSNTLVRSRLYHIQSDRYWRNVETFTYNTVTGLIDRTDNTEIAHDQTQVGNVTDAAFTGKLFGLPNRVSVGFDVNTSKFQHSNNTYTGTTTSVDPYNPDPGYYNSAIPFIPRYRTYADQHAVFAEDRLELSDKLSVIGGLRHDQVALKRDNLVTGTQDFSKTYTSVGGRLGAVYLVQPDTSLYAQYSRAADPARALLFMSTANSVFDLTMGRQIEVGIKQSILDKKGDWSLALYDITKNNLMTRDSANPALWIQVGQQSTQGIEGTVSLPVTRTVQLDANVALLRAQYDDFTESVSGVAVSRNGNTPANVPERQANLWLGWKALPEWTLSGGMRYVGTRYANSANTIELPSYTTTDLAVRWQVKPATTLTLRGFNVFDKYYFTTAYYSGTQWLVGEGRRAELTLHHRF from the coding sequence ATGAGCCCACAAAAATTCCGCACCCGCCGCGCGCTGGTGCAACTCACCTGGCTGACCCCTCTGGTCCTGGCGCACCAGGCGGCACAGAGCCAGGCCACGGCCACGCTGCCCGCCGTCACCGTCACGGCCAGCGAAACCCCCCAACTCGAACGTCCGACCTCCACCGGCTCCAATCTCGACCTCACGCTCCTGCAAACTCCCGCCAGCCTGGAGGTCATCAGCCGGGAACAGCTGGAAGCACGTGGTGATGCCACGCTGATCGACGCCATCACCCGCGCCACCGGCATCAGCAGCATGGGCCACCCGGGCAACAGCGGCAGCGCCCTGTCGGTGCGCGGTTTCACCGACTCCACCTCGGTCATGCGTCTGTACGACGGCACCCGCCAGTACGGCAACGTCTCCGTGAGCTTCCCCTTCGACACCTGGGCCATCGACCGCATCGAGGTGCTGCGCGGGCCGGCATCGGTCATTTATGGCGACGGCGCCATCGGCGCTGTCATCAACGTGATCCCCAAGAAGCCCGTTCGTGGCGCCATCCAGAGCGAAGTGCAGGCCACGGTCGGCACGGATGGCAAGCGGGCCCTGGCCTACGGCAGCGGCGGCAGCATCAACGAGATGCTTTCCTACCGCTTCGACGTCAGCGGCGACCGCTACGATGGCTGGGTGGACCGTGGCGATTCGCGCAACCGCACCCTCTCCGGCGCGGTACAGCTCGACGTCTCGCCCGATCTGCAGTTCAAGCTCAGCCACGCGCAAGGCAAGCAGAACCCCATGCGCTACGCCGGCATGCCCGCGATCAACGGCGAGCACCCGGAGGCGCTGCGCGAGAAAAACTACAACGTGCTGGACAGCGCCATCGAGTACCGCGACAAATGGACCGAACTCGGCGCCCAGTGGACACCCGACAGCAACACCCTGGTGCGCAGCAGGCTGTACCACATCCAGAGCGACCGCTACTGGCGTAACGTTGAAACCTTCACCTACAACACCGTCACCGGCCTGATCGACCGCACGGACAACACCGAGATCGCGCACGACCAGACCCAGGTGGGCAACGTCACCGATGCGGCCTTCACCGGCAAGCTCTTCGGCCTGCCCAACCGGGTCTCGGTCGGCTTCGATGTCAACACCAGCAAGTTCCAGCACAGCAACAACACCTACACCGGGACCACGACCTCGGTCGATCCCTACAACCCGGATCCGGGCTACTACAACAGTGCCATCCCCTTCATCCCGCGCTATCGCACCTACGCCGACCAGCACGCCGTCTTTGCCGAGGACCGGCTGGAGCTGAGCGACAAGCTGTCGGTGATCGGCGGCCTGCGCCATGACCAGGTCGCGCTCAAGCGCGACAACCTCGTCACCGGCACCCAGGACTTCAGCAAGACCTACACCAGCGTTGGCGGCCGCCTGGGCGCGGTCTACCTGGTGCAGCCCGACACCTCGCTTTACGCGCAGTACTCCCGGGCTGCGGATCCAGCGCGTGCCCTGCTGTTCATGAGCACTGCCAACAGCGTCTTCGACCTGACCATGGGCCGGCAGATCGAGGTGGGCATCAAGCAATCCATCCTGGACAAGAAGGGCGACTGGTCGCTGGCGCTCTACGACATCACGAAAAACAACCTGATGACCCGCGACAGCGCCAACCCCGCGCTGTGGATCCAGGTGGGCCAGCAGTCCACACAAGGCATCGAGGGCACGGTGTCGCTGCCGGTGACCCGCACGGTCCAGCTCGACGCCAACGTGGCGCTGCTGCGTGCGCAATACGATGACTTCACGGAATCGGTCAGCGGCGTCGCCGTGTCCCGCAACGGCAATACGCCCGCCAACGTGCCCGAGCGGCAGGCCAACCTCTGGCTGGGCTGGAAGGCCTTGCCGGAGTGGACGCTCTCGGGTGGCATGCGTTACGTCGGCACGCGTTACGCCAACAGCGCCAACACGATCGAACTGCCGTCCTACACCACCACCGACCTCGCCGTGCGCTGGCAGGTGAAACCTGCCACCACGCTGACCCTGCGCGGCTTCAACGTCTTCGACAAGTACTACTTCACCACCGCCTACTACAGCGGCACCCAGTGGCTGGTGGGCGAAGGACGACGTGCCGAGCTGACCCTGCACCACAGGTTCTGA
- a CDS encoding EAL domain-containing protein, whose translation MSYTLHRWGVALLALWLGLLSAAWAQPRTVRVGVYANEPKVYVNAAGRATGIFVDLLGEVARGEGWVLQFVPCEWQACLEALEAGNIDLMPDVAYSVQREQRFDFHQVPVMHSWSQIYRSPSVPIYSILDLDGKRVALLGGSIQANLFNELVAGFGVRPQPLPVGSLDEAFRLVAAGKADAAIANHFFGNRLGPRYRLVETPIVFNPSRLFFATGQDRNPELLATIDRYLRDWQNDPRSMYFSIIKQWGGQVVEPAVPRAFWWGLAAVAGLLLLALLLAWLLRGQVVARTRTLQAAHEEVGRFKAIFDQSTFAAWIARLDGRLVYINARCAALQGKAPQDLIGQRYLTLYAPSGQDTAEAYWRGVSEGQDGAPRELLQLADAGRELPMLSSGLLLRDARGRGELLACTAVDISDRKQAEEKIHQLAFYDVLTGLPNRRLLMDHLQHALAASARHGSGGALLFIDLDHFKTINDTLGHDVGDQLLREVAARLRYCVRVGDTVARLGGDEFIVLIEDLGEVAEIAAGQAEAVGRKIVAALSQPYQLGPSLQHSTPSIGVALFTNGQVQADELLKQADLAMYQAKAAGRNSLRFFDPHMQTVVSVRAALQSDLRVALHTGQLALHIQPQVDTAGRLIGAEALLRWTHPVRGSVSPAEFIPVAEESGLMHELGLWVLQRACSLLVAWAAQPALQKLSLAVNVSVQQFRHPDFVSHVLETLLGTGASAARLKLEITESLLMDDVEGVIAKMEALRAHGVSFSLDDFGTGYSSLTYLKRLPLDQLKIDASFVRDLLNDPNDAAIVRTIIALARSLGLQAVAEGVETEAQRQALATEGCLAYQGYYFSRPVPASVFEGLAAQALPLPAAME comes from the coding sequence TTGTCGTACACACTGCATCGTTGGGGCGTCGCACTGCTGGCGCTGTGGCTCGGGCTGCTCTCGGCGGCCTGGGCCCAGCCGCGCACCGTGCGCGTCGGCGTCTATGCCAACGAACCCAAGGTCTATGTCAATGCCGCGGGCCGCGCCACCGGCATCTTCGTGGACCTGCTGGGCGAGGTGGCCCGCGGCGAGGGCTGGGTCCTGCAGTTCGTGCCCTGCGAGTGGCAGGCCTGCCTGGAGGCGCTGGAGGCCGGCAACATCGACCTGATGCCCGACGTGGCCTACAGCGTGCAGCGCGAACAGCGCTTCGATTTCCACCAGGTCCCGGTCATGCACAGCTGGTCGCAGATCTACCGCAGCCCGTCCGTGCCCATCTATTCCATCCTGGACCTGGACGGCAAGCGCGTGGCCCTGCTGGGGGGCTCGATCCAGGCCAACCTCTTCAATGAACTGGTGGCGGGTTTCGGCGTCAGGCCGCAGCCCTTGCCGGTGGGCTCGCTGGACGAGGCCTTCCGCCTGGTGGCAGCCGGCAAGGCCGATGCGGCCATTGCCAACCATTTCTTCGGCAACCGGCTCGGGCCGCGTTACCGCCTGGTCGAGACGCCCATCGTCTTCAATCCCTCGCGCCTGTTTTTCGCCACCGGCCAGGACCGCAACCCGGAACTGCTGGCCACCATCGACCGCTACCTGCGCGACTGGCAGAACGACCCGCGGTCGATGTATTTCTCCATCATCAAGCAATGGGGCGGCCAGGTCGTGGAGCCCGCCGTGCCGCGCGCCTTCTGGTGGGGGCTGGCGGCGGTGGCCGGCCTGCTGCTGCTGGCCCTGCTGCTGGCGTGGCTGCTGCGCGGCCAGGTCGTTGCGCGCACCCGCACCTTGCAGGCCGCGCACGAGGAGGTGGGCCGTTTCAAGGCCATCTTCGACCAGTCCACCTTTGCCGCCTGGATTGCCCGGCTCGACGGCCGGCTGGTCTACATCAATGCGCGCTGCGCGGCCCTGCAGGGCAAGGCGCCGCAAGACCTGATCGGCCAGCGTTATCTCACCCTGTACGCCCCCTCGGGGCAGGACACGGCCGAAGCCTACTGGCGCGGCGTGAGCGAAGGCCAGGACGGCGCGCCGCGCGAACTGCTGCAGCTGGCCGATGCCGGGCGCGAACTGCCCATGCTCAGCAGCGGCCTGCTGCTGCGCGACGCCCGCGGCCGCGGCGAACTGCTGGCCTGCACCGCGGTGGACATCAGCGACCGCAAGCAGGCCGAGGAAAAGATCCACCAGCTCGCCTTCTACGACGTGCTCACCGGCCTGCCCAACCGGCGCCTGCTGATGGACCACCTGCAGCACGCCCTGGCCGCCAGCGCGCGCCACGGCAGCGGCGGGGCCCTGCTCTTCATCGACCTCGACCACTTCAAGACCATCAACGACACCCTGGGCCACGACGTCGGCGACCAGCTCCTGCGTGAAGTGGCCGCGCGCCTGCGCTACTGCGTGCGGGTGGGGGACACCGTGGCACGCCTGGGCGGCGACGAGTTCATCGTGCTGATCGAGGACCTGGGCGAGGTCGCCGAGATCGCCGCCGGCCAGGCCGAGGCCGTGGGTCGCAAGATCGTGGCCGCGCTGAGCCAGCCCTACCAGCTGGGCCCCAGCCTGCAGCACAGCACCCCCAGCATCGGCGTGGCCCTGTTCACCAACGGCCAGGTCCAGGCCGACGAACTGCTCAAGCAGGCCGACCTGGCCATGTACCAGGCCAAGGCCGCCGGGCGCAACAGCCTGCGCTTCTTCGATCCGCACATGCAGACGGTGGTGTCGGTGCGTGCCGCGCTGCAGAGCGACCTGCGCGTGGCCCTGCACACCGGGCAGCTGGCGCTGCACATCCAGCCGCAGGTCGACACGGCCGGCCGCCTGATCGGGGCCGAAGCCCTGCTGCGCTGGACGCACCCGGTGCGCGGCAGCGTCTCGCCGGCCGAATTCATCCCCGTGGCCGAAGAGAGCGGCCTGATGCACGAGCTGGGGCTGTGGGTGCTGCAGCGGGCCTGCAGCCTGCTGGTGGCCTGGGCTGCCCAACCCGCCTTGCAAAAACTCAGCCTGGCCGTCAACGTCAGCGTGCAGCAGTTCCGCCACCCGGACTTCGTCTCGCATGTGCTGGAAACCCTGCTGGGCACCGGGGCCAGCGCCGCGCGGCTCAAGCTGGAGATCACCGAAAGCCTGCTGATGGACGACGTGGAAGGCGTGATCGCCAAGATGGAGGCCCTGCGTGCGCATGGCGTGAGTTTCTCGCTCGACGACTTCGGCACCGGCTACTCCTCGCTGACCTACCTCAAGCGCCTGCCGCTGGACCAGCTCAAGATCGACGCCTCTTTCGTGCGTGACCTGCTGAACGACCCCAACGATGCGGCCATCGTGCGCACCATCATCGCCCTGGCGCGCAGCCTGGGCCTGCAGGCGGTGGCCGAGGGGGTGGAAACCGAGGCGCAGCGCCAGGCCCTGGCCACCGAGGGCTGCCTGGCCTACCAGGGCTACTACTTCAGCCGGCCGGTGCCCGCCAGCGTTTTCGAGGGGCTGGCCGCGCAGGCCCTGCCCTTGCCGGCGGCCATGGAGTAA
- a CDS encoding fumarylacetoacetate hydrolase family protein translates to MKIARVQKDGQIHLALVDEAKQEVALVGGPLAQHPNPVLYVIQLGVSAAQLQAAVTARVPMAQVKFMAPLSAFLRNPFAVGKNYHEHAMEFDKSGFNATTGGASAIPAYPQIFTKATLTLNGPTDPIQFNPKHTQSVDYEGEIGVVIGTTCRNVSKADAMKQVWGFVATNDVTARDLQKNHAQWFLGKSLDGFCPVGPWITTTDEAPTDMTMQTWVNGEQRQNAHISQLIFDVPTLIEQMSAAMTLLPGDIILTGTSVGVGIGFTPPKFLKHGDVVRVAISGLGELNNPVQEI, encoded by the coding sequence ATGAAGATCGCACGTGTACAAAAAGACGGCCAGATCCACCTGGCCCTGGTCGATGAAGCCAAACAGGAAGTCGCCCTGGTCGGCGGCCCGCTGGCCCAGCACCCCAACCCGGTGCTTTACGTCATCCAGCTCGGCGTGAGCGCAGCGCAGCTGCAGGCCGCCGTGACGGCGCGCGTGCCCATGGCCCAGGTGAAATTCATGGCGCCGCTGTCGGCCTTCCTGCGCAACCCCTTCGCCGTCGGCAAGAACTACCACGAGCACGCCATGGAGTTCGACAAGAGCGGCTTCAACGCCACCACCGGCGGCGCCTCGGCCATCCCCGCCTATCCGCAGATCTTCACCAAGGCCACGCTCACGCTCAACGGCCCTACCGACCCCATCCAGTTCAACCCCAAGCACACCCAGTCGGTGGACTACGAGGGCGAGATCGGTGTCGTCATCGGCACCACCTGCCGCAACGTCAGCAAGGCTGACGCCATGAAGCAGGTCTGGGGTTTTGTGGCCACCAACGACGTCACCGCGCGCGACCTGCAGAAGAACCACGCCCAGTGGTTCCTGGGCAAGTCGCTCGACGGCTTCTGCCCCGTCGGCCCCTGGATCACCACCACCGACGAAGCCCCCACCGACATGACCATGCAGACCTGGGTCAACGGCGAGCAGCGCCAGAATGCCCACATCTCGCAGCTGATCTTCGACGTGCCCACCCTGATCGAGCAGATGAGCGCGGCCATGACCCTGCTGCCCGGTGACATCATCCTCACCGGCACCTCGGTGGGTGTGGGCATCGGCTTCACGCCGCCGAAGTTCCTCAAGCACGGTGATGTCGTGCGCGTGGCCATCAGCGGCCTGGGCGAACTCAACAATCCCGTGCAGGAAATCTGA
- a CDS encoding PhaM family polyhydroxyalkanoate granule multifunctional regulatory protein, with translation MSNKADPSGFGQFVPGFDFLQKLAQGGQAPMAGWVAPTLDAEALDKRITELKAVQFWLDQNAAALKATIQALEVQKMTLATLKSMNVPMPGAGMAWPMPGAPAAAKPAAAQAPKAAPAAPADKPAAAAAPLADPMQYWGALTQQFQQIAGQAMKDAAARSAAAAAPAKPAPAAKAAKKAAPRKPKPV, from the coding sequence ATGAGCAACAAGGCAGACCCCAGCGGCTTCGGCCAGTTCGTACCGGGTTTCGATTTCCTGCAGAAGCTGGCCCAGGGCGGCCAGGCCCCCATGGCCGGCTGGGTGGCGCCCACCCTGGACGCCGAGGCGCTGGACAAACGCATCACCGAGCTCAAGGCCGTGCAGTTCTGGCTGGACCAGAACGCCGCCGCGCTCAAGGCCACCATCCAGGCGCTGGAAGTGCAGAAGATGACCCTGGCCACGCTCAAGAGCATGAACGTGCCCATGCCCGGCGCGGGCATGGCCTGGCCCATGCCGGGCGCGCCAGCGGCGGCCAAACCCGCAGCAGCACAGGCACCCAAGGCGGCGCCCGCCGCCCCGGCCGACAAGCCGGCCGCTGCCGCCGCACCCCTGGCCGACCCCATGCAGTACTGGGGTGCGCTGACCCAGCAGTTCCAGCAGATCGCCGGCCAGGCCATGAAAGACGCGGCTGCGCGCAGCGCTGCTGCAGCCGCCCCGGCCAAGCCTGCGCCCGCCGCCAAGGCCGCGAAGAAAGCCGCCCCGCGCAAGCCCAAGCCTGTTTGA
- a CDS encoding FIST N-terminal domain-containing protein — MKNFPLAHATHPQWRMAAALVLAQLRAQLALPGANHPTLALLYITDHYVAEAEAILAHLSAELPEVTDWAGTVGVGIAATNVEYFDEPAMAVMLCDLPSDQYRVFSGVAPLGLGFEPHTALVHADGHTPELSELINEMAARTDSGYLFGGLAASRGESVQFALGGDGFIRGQGRSTGVFHGGLSGVAFGAGVSVVSRVTQGCCPVAGSHAITEAERNVVYQLDGEPALQVLLRELEVTLDEPEQALGAVRATLAGLVSPQDVAADGRAINRTGNFGSDVRVRHIIGLDPQRGGVALAELVEEGMQLAFCQRNVQAARADLMRICAEIREELEPEELPLTAGGLEAEPPVQTPKRMVGAVYVSCSGRGGPHFGGPSAELQIVRHALGDVPLIGFFAGGEIARHHIYGYTGVLTVFLSD; from the coding sequence ATGAAAAACTTTCCCCTGGCCCACGCCACCCACCCGCAATGGCGCATGGCCGCCGCGCTGGTGCTGGCGCAGCTGCGCGCGCAGCTGGCCCTGCCCGGCGCCAACCATCCCACGCTGGCCCTGCTCTACATCACCGATCACTACGTCGCCGAAGCCGAGGCCATCCTCGCCCACCTGAGTGCCGAGCTGCCCGAAGTCACCGACTGGGCCGGCACCGTGGGCGTGGGCATAGCCGCCACCAACGTCGAGTACTTCGACGAGCCGGCCATGGCCGTGATGCTCTGCGACCTGCCCAGCGACCAGTACCGCGTGTTTTCCGGCGTGGCACCGCTGGGCCTGGGTTTCGAGCCGCACACCGCGCTGGTGCACGCCGACGGCCATACCCCCGAACTGTCCGAGCTCATCAACGAGATGGCCGCGCGCACCGACAGCGGCTACCTCTTCGGCGGCCTGGCCGCCAGCCGCGGCGAGAGCGTGCAGTTCGCGCTGGGCGGTGACGGCTTCATCCGCGGCCAGGGCCGCTCCACCGGCGTGTTCCACGGGGGCTTGAGCGGCGTGGCCTTCGGCGCCGGCGTGTCCGTGGTCTCGCGTGTGACCCAGGGCTGCTGCCCGGTGGCCGGCAGCCACGCCATCACCGAGGCCGAGCGCAACGTGGTCTACCAGCTCGACGGCGAGCCCGCGCTGCAGGTGCTGCTGCGCGAACTGGAGGTGACGCTGGACGAGCCCGAGCAGGCCCTGGGCGCCGTGCGCGCCACCCTGGCCGGCCTGGTGAGCCCGCAGGACGTGGCCGCTGACGGCCGCGCCATCAACCGCACCGGCAACTTCGGCAGCGACGTGCGGGTGCGCCACATCATCGGCCTGGACCCGCAGCGCGGCGGCGTGGCCCTGGCCGAACTGGTGGAAGAGGGCATGCAGCTGGCTTTCTGCCAGCGCAATGTGCAGGCCGCGCGCGCCGACCTCATGCGCATCTGCGCCGAGATCCGCGAGGAACTGGAACCGGAAGAACTGCCGCTGACCGCAGGCGGGCTGGAGGCCGAGCCTCCGGTGCAGACGCCCAAGCGCATGGTGGGTGCTGTCTACGTCAGCTGCTCCGGCCGCGGCGGCCCGCACTTCGGCGGGCCCAGCGCCGAGCTGCAGATCGTGCGCCACGCGCTGGGCGACGTGCCGCTGATCGGTTTCTTCGCCGGCGGCGAGATCGCGCGCCACCACATCTATGGCTACACCGGCGTGCTGACGGTCTTCCTCTCCGATTAA
- a CDS encoding FadR/GntR family transcriptional regulator has translation MDPSALLRETLLEKLKSGIWRAGHRIPTERALCTEYGLGRSAVRRVLGQLKEAGLITQTVGSGTYVSERIAALLPALESSAVAAAVSPSELMEVRMALEPAIVEMVIRNATPADFARMAQCCERAEAAHTLEDFEHWDGLLHEVIAEAAHNSFVGQVFKLMNQARAQGEWGMLKRRSVTPERRAAYQQEHRQLVAALRERDLERALECTRGHLQHVQRNLLGR, from the coding sequence ATGGACCCGTCTGCCCTGCTGCGTGAAACCCTGCTGGAAAAACTCAAGTCCGGCATCTGGCGTGCCGGCCACCGCATCCCGACCGAGCGCGCGCTGTGCACCGAGTACGGCCTGGGCCGCTCGGCCGTGCGCCGGGTGCTGGGACAGCTGAAAGAGGCGGGCCTGATCACGCAGACGGTGGGCAGCGGCACCTATGTGAGCGAGCGCATCGCCGCCCTGCTGCCGGCGCTGGAGTCGAGCGCCGTCGCGGCGGCGGTCAGCCCCTCCGAGCTGATGGAGGTGCGCATGGCGCTGGAGCCGGCCATCGTGGAGATGGTGATCCGCAATGCCACGCCGGCCGATTTCGCGCGCATGGCCCAGTGCTGCGAGCGCGCCGAAGCGGCACACACGCTGGAAGACTTCGAGCACTGGGACGGCCTGCTGCACGAGGTGATCGCCGAGGCCGCGCACAACAGCTTCGTGGGCCAGGTCTTCAAGCTCATGAACCAGGCCCGCGCCCAGGGCGAATGGGGCATGCTCAAACGCCGCAGCGTCACGCCCGAGCGGCGCGCGGCCTACCAGCAGGAACACCGCCAGCTGGTCGCCGCCCTGCGCGAGCGCGACCTGGAGCGCGCGCTGGAATGCACACGCGGCCACCTGCAGCACGTGCAGCGCAATCTGCTGGGGCGCTGA
- a CDS encoding PepSY domain-containing protein, with product MWSTAHARRFVYLFHRWSGIGFCLLMLLWLVSGVVMLFIGYPKLLPQERLQALPVLEVPGCCVPAEVALAHSRAPAQLQELTLTRIGGQPRYRLREGDGTLRLVDAGTGRLLPPADEAVALAGARAFLPGAPARLLGQVEDDRWTHGRALDAHRPLYQVQMDDAQATLLYVSSATGEVVLDAPQAQRYWNFVGAWLHWLYLLRDGSHDPVWTWLLIILSAAGTLSVVAGACTGLWRWRFQGRYKSGRRTPYRSLPMRWHHVAGLSFGLILILWMFSGLMSMNPLGIFSAAHGRPDLAAYRQGTAGSMQATLTTNEALALLRDAGFATSELEWKVLAASPYLLARSASGDSRLIVRSDQIWTVQERWPDAQLITAAASLRPAAIVSVEILHDYDAYYYERQEASMYAGNARRLPVIKLVFADPGKTCVYLDPRSGDLVQSVDGAQRAGRWLFNFLHSWDLPSWLRAGVARETTLILLSLGGLLIAASGIFLAVKRLLLATQQARQRR from the coding sequence ATGTGGAGCACCGCACACGCCAGGCGCTTCGTCTACCTGTTCCACCGTTGGAGCGGCATCGGCTTTTGCCTGCTGATGCTGCTCTGGCTGGTGAGCGGGGTGGTGATGCTCTTTATCGGCTATCCCAAGCTGTTGCCGCAGGAGCGGCTGCAGGCGCTGCCCGTGCTGGAGGTTCCCGGCTGCTGTGTGCCTGCGGAGGTGGCACTGGCGCACAGCCGCGCCCCCGCGCAGCTGCAGGAACTCACGCTGACCCGCATTGGCGGCCAGCCGCGCTACCGCTTGCGCGAGGGGGATGGCACGCTGCGCCTGGTCGACGCCGGCACGGGCCGGCTGCTGCCGCCCGCCGACGAAGCCGTTGCCCTGGCCGGCGCCCGCGCCTTCCTGCCCGGCGCACCGGCGCGGCTGCTGGGCCAGGTGGAGGACGACCGCTGGACCCATGGGCGTGCCCTGGACGCGCACCGCCCGCTCTACCAGGTGCAGATGGACGATGCGCAGGCCACCCTGCTTTATGTCTCCTCGGCCACCGGCGAGGTGGTCCTGGATGCACCGCAGGCCCAGCGTTATTGGAACTTCGTCGGCGCCTGGCTGCACTGGCTCTACCTGTTGCGCGACGGTTCGCACGACCCCGTCTGGACCTGGCTGCTTATCATCCTGTCGGCGGCAGGCACGCTCAGCGTCGTCGCGGGTGCCTGCACGGGCCTGTGGCGCTGGCGTTTCCAGGGCCGCTACAAATCGGGCCGCCGCACGCCCTACCGCAGCCTGCCCATGCGCTGGCATCACGTGGCGGGCCTGTCCTTCGGGCTTATCCTGATCCTCTGGATGTTCAGCGGGCTCATGTCCATGAACCCGCTGGGCATCTTCAGTGCCGCGCACGGCCGGCCCGACCTGGCCGCCTACCGCCAGGGCACAGCCGGCTCGATGCAAGCCACATTGACCACGAACGAAGCGCTCGCCCTGCTGCGCGATGCCGGCTTCGCGACCAGCGAACTGGAATGGAAAGTCCTGGCAGCTTCACCCTATCTGCTGGCGCGCAGCGCCAGCGGGGACAGCCGGCTCATCGTGCGTTCGGACCAGATCTGGACGGTGCAGGAACGCTGGCCGGATGCGCAGCTCATCACCGCAGCTGCCAGCTTGAGACCGGCAGCCATCGTGTCGGTCGAAATCCTGCACGACTACGATGCCTACTATTACGAGCGCCAGGAGGCCTCCATGTACGCTGGCAATGCGCGCAGACTTCCAGTGATCAAGCTGGTGTTTGCGGATCCTGGCAAGACCTGCGTCTACCTCGATCCACGCAGCGGGGATCTGGTCCAGAGTGTGGACGGCGCTCAGCGTGCCGGACGCTGGCTCTTCAATTTTCTGCACAGCTGGGACCTGCCCTCGTGGTTGCGAGCCGGCGTGGCACGGGAAACGACGCTGATCCTGCTCAGTCTTGGTGGCCTCCTGATTGCTGCAAGCGGCATCTTCCTTGCCGTCAAACGGCTACTGCTCGCGACGCAACAGGCGAGGCAAAGACGATAG